A region of the Fodinicurvata sediminis DSM 21159 genome:
GGTTGTGACAAGAATGGCGCGTCAGGCCAATTCATCCCTGCAAGAATTGTGAAATCACGCCGCCAATGGCAGTTCTATACGCATACAGAGTCCGCCTTCATCACGGTTTCGTGCCCAAACACTGCCTCCTATCGCCTCGACATTCCTGCGGACCACCCATAGACCAATGCCGAAATTCGGTAATTTGACAGAGGCTTGCGGCAAGGCAGAGGGATTTGCTCCCGGACGATGGGAATAATTCCTTTCGAATATCCTTTCCAGATTCTCCGGCGGAACACCCGGGCCCTCATCTTCAACTGTCAGCACGGCCTTGCCATTCTCGCTGTAAAGGTGAACTCGAATCGTACCGTTTTCCGGAGAGAAACTGATGGCATTGTCGATGAGGTTCTCGGCAACGGTTTCCAGCAATTCCGCACCACCCAGAACTTCCATTCCATCAGAAATGCTTGATTTCACAACGGTTACCTGCCCCTCGGCACCCTCAACATAGGGAGAAAGCAGGGTTTGCATGAGTGCAGACAGGTCAATCCGCTCACGTGGTGGGTTCAGTAGTTCAGCGACCGTCTCTTCCATACGGCGAGCCGCACCAACCAGGCTGTCCAGGCGAGTTACCGATTGTTCGACCACCTCCAGTGCACGTTTACCCTTTGTGTTCTCTGGCGGAATAGCCCGCCGCAGAGGTTCCGTTGCCTGGGAGATTACGGCAATCGGCGCCTTCAAGGCATGCGCATTTTCTTCTGCTGCATCACGTATGTCTTTTGCCGATTTCTGCAGTGTGTTGACCATTCGATCAAATTCACGCGCGACTTCAGAAAGTTCCGGCACGCGATTGAGGCTGGAAAAGGATAGCGATGGTGCCCCGTGAGAGCGGATCTGGTTTGCCAACAGGGCAAACTTGCGCAAGCTGCCCCACAGGCCAAGGAAGATTGCCATGACCACGATTGCCATCAGCAGGTATATGGCGGCGGCAACACGCACCTCAGGCATCTGCCAATAGGGCCGCCCCAGGGAAGAGCGCAGCAGCTCGGACGTCGCATGCGAAGTTATGATCGCCCAGCAGCCCTTCGGAGCATTGACCGGGGTGATGGAGGTCAGGAACTCCTCTCCCCCTTCAGGCGTTCGGTAGCGTACGGAGAGAGGTTGCTGCCCCCGGCAGGTATCTTCCAGTTTTCCAAGAATATCCGGCGTGACCAGTTGTTCCAGTTCCTCTTCGAGTTGCTCGGCCGGCTGAGATTGAGAAGTCGCTACGTAGTAGAAGCTGTCATACCCCTCCTCGCCCTCTGGACGGAACAGCAAGCGTACACGCATACCGCGCACACCCAGATCGGAAAGCGTTTCGTGAAGGACCATTGCATCCTGGCCTTCAAAGCGTTCGAGAAAGGGGCGTAGACTGCGTCCTACCAGCCAACCTTGTTCCTGAACACTCCGCAGCAACAGGGTCGCACGCTCTTGATCCGCAAGCTTCAATTGGCCGTATATTATGACCGGAACGGAAATGAAGATGACCAATAGTAAGAGGAACTTTGCGGCCAGCGAGCGCGGTATCCGGGTGAGTGGGCGCAAGACGACCTCTTACTGCTCGGTCGTGCGCCAGCGGTAGCCAAATCCCGGGTAGTTCTCAATTTCATCGAATTCTGAGTGCAGCTCCCGGAATTTCTGGCGGATGCGCTTCATGAAAGTTCGTACGTTTGCGCGATAGCCTTCTGGCCCGGCGCCCGCAAGGAACCCTTGACCGTGAACCAGATCATAGATTTCCCGGTAAGTAACATCCTGTCCTGCGCGTTGCAGCAGCAAGTGAACAATCTTGAATTCTGTAAGACTCAGATTGACGCGTTCACCACGCCAAAAAGCTCGACTGCTGTCCAGGCGAAGTTCCAGTTCCCCTTGGCGTATAACATCCTGATTCTGAGCGTCACCCGCGTCATCTTCGCTTCCCTGGCGCGTTTTGCTGCCAGAGAGAATAAGATCTATACGCTTGTGCAGAATGGCAAAACTGCGTGACTTCTCTACGAAATCGACTGCACCACTCAACAAGGCAGCTTCCTCGTAAATCTGTTCGCTGAGTGCCGTCAGGAAGATGACGGGCATCTCGTGCCCTTCCTCACGCATGCGTTTCAAGACCTCGATTCCATTCATTTCCGGCATGCGCCAGTCGAGGAGAATGAGATCCGGTGAGCCACTGTTATCCAGCCATTCGAAAAAGGGTCTGCCGGCCTCGAACATCTCTACGGAATAACCCGCTTCCTTCAGGTTCTCTGACAAGGTTTCTCGAAACAACGGATCGTCATCCACAACGGCAATCTCTATGTTTCGAGTGTCTTGCACGGTCTCTATGCTACCCATTTCGATAACTCCCAAGCTCTTGCAGGCAGATCTCCATGGTTGTGTCTCCTGAGGGGACAACTTCATAGGTAAGAGCCTGCAACCTTCGATCGCGCAAAGAAGGATAGAAATACAGCTTCAATTCACAGTTTGCTCGCTGATAATTCCAGACAGTAGCTGGCGCTTCTCTTCTGACATCAAGCGGCGGCCCCAACTGTCCCAGCATCTCTTCTTCGCTCAGTCCAACCAACTCATCGGGGTTCAATGGAGATACCGGTTTTCTGGGGCCAGGTGATTCCGGGGAACTCCGTGCAGGCGCAGAAACCTCTTCTCCCGGATCCGTTGCGGATGGGCTGGTGCTGGGAGCTGTGTCGCTGGTTTCAGAATCCTGCCACGGCAAAGCTTCACAGCCGCCAAGCAGCGCCGCAGCTAGGAGTATCGTGCTTGTTCGCAAAGCCATGATGAAGGTCTGAAAGCCGTCCTGGAGTTGTGTTTCGCTTACAGTTTATCGCAAGTAGGCATTATTACGAGGTTTTTCCAGAGACCAGGCAATCAGCCTTGAGTTTGTGTCACTGCCCTACCCTCGGGAAAAACATGCCGCAATACATTATACGACTAATGTGCTGTGACATATAGAGGGCATTCAGGGGATGCATTTTGCCACTTGAGGGAAAGGTGAATTGCATCCGGGAATGGACCAAGGTTATTTTCAGGTTACAGGAGTGAAGATATTCTAAGTATCGGTTGATCCACCCTCGACAGAAAGCCGGCTCAGGCAGGCCTCTCTTCATCCCAACAGGATAACGACAACCACAGGAGACACTATGACCCTCGAGCAGGGGTTGGTGCTGGGAATACTTGGCTGCGCCATGGTGCTTTTTATCTGGGGCCGCTGGCGCTATGACGTGGTTGCTCTGCTGGCTTTGCTTTCTGCAGTCCTGGCTGGCCTCATTCCTATGGATGAGGCCTTTTCCGGATTCAGCCACCCTGCCGTGATCACGGTTGCCGCAATCCTGATTCTCAGTCGCATGCTTTCGCTTTCAGGTGCAGTGGATATCCTGGCGCGCCACGTCATTCCGTCACGTGGTTCCCCGACCATCATGATTGGTGCCTGCTGCATTCTCGCTGCGATCCTCTCGGCATTCATGAACAATGTAGGAGCATTGGCGCTGCTCATCCCCGTGACACTGCAGGCCGCTGCCAAGAGTGACATCCCACCGAGTCGTTTCCTGATGCCGGTCTCCTTTGCGTCTATATTGGGGGGAATGACAACCCTGATTGGCACGCCTCCGAACATCATCGTCGCCAGCTACCGCGCGCGCGCGGAAGGTTCTTCCTTCTCGATGTTTGATTTCACGCCTGTCGGCGTCACGCTGATGCTGGCCGGTGTGTGCTTTGTCAGCCTGGTTGGCTGGCGCCTTCTTCCCAAATCCAGGCAAGGGGCTCACGCCGGCCAGAATCTCTTTGAGAATATTGCATCCTACGTGACGGAAGCGCGCGTGACGGAAGACGCCAAGGCCAAGGGCAAGCGCCTGATCGAGATTGAACGTGAGCTGGATGAACTGGAAGCGGTCGTGATTGCGGTGGTTCGCAATAACCAGCGTATCCTGGCCCCTCACCGCTATCAAAGAATTCAGGAAGGCGATGTACTGATACTGGAAGCGGATCCCGAAGGACTTGCCAAATCAATCCCGACGCTTGGACTGGAACTGGTAGGGGAAAAATCCGAAGACGAACCTGACTCAAGTCAGGAAGGAGAAGGTGAAGACCAGGAGGACGGGCAAGGCATCGAAGCTCAGAATCTGCAGTCTGAGGAAGTCAAACTTATCGAAGTCGTCATCCTGCCGAACAGCCGTCTGATCGGCAGCACGGCAAAGGGCTTAAGACTGCGCAATCGCTTTGGGATAAATCTCCTTGCCATTTCGCGGCAAGGCAGCACGAGCGGTGAGCGGCTTCGCTCGACGGTCTTTGCTGCTGGCGATGTACTCTTGCTGCAGGGCGAAGAAGATAGAATTGCCAGCTTCACCAATTCTTTTGGGTGTGTACCGTTGGGCAAGCGGGAAATCAAGTTGCCCCAATTCAAGGAAGCCATGAAGGCGGGAGTCCTGATGGCGGGCGCTGCTGCTTTTGCTGCTTCCGGACTGGTTTCTGCAGCGGTGGCTTTTGTGACAGCAGCCGTTTTGGCCGTTATCCTGCGCCTACTCCCGGTCAGGGAGACCTATGAGGCCCTTGAGGGTTCCGTGATTGTACTTCTGGCCGCGCTCATCCCGGTGGCCAATGCGGTTGGGAGCAGTGGGGCGGCACAGCTCATAGCGGAAACGCTGGTCAACGACCTGGCCGGCGGCGATCCAGTTCTGACGCTGGGTTTGCTGCTTGTGGTGACCATGCTGTTGACGGATTTCATGAACAATGCCGCGACTGCAGCAGTCATGAGTCCAATTGCGATTTCACTCGCTTCTCAGCTTTCGGTTAATACCGACACCTTCCTGATGGCCGTCGCCGTTGGAGCGTCCAGTGCATTTCTGACCCCTATCGGTCACCAGAACAATACATTGATCCTCGGGCCAGGGGGCTATCGGTTCAGCGATTATTGGCGGATGGGCCTTCCACTGGATATTGTGATCGTCAGTATTGCCATACCCATGCTGCTGCTTGTCTGGCCGCTATAAGGCGGCCGTGAAGAGTTGAACCAGATGAACAAGCACAAGACTAAGTTCCTGCTCCGCCTCGAGGAAATGATCGGAAAAGGCAGCCTTTTCACTGCAGAGCAGGATATGGCACCCCATCTCCAGGATCAGCGCGGCAGATACAAAGGCAATGCCTGCGCTGTCGTGTTTCCCAGCTCAACCGAGCAGGTGGCTGAAATCGTACGCCTGTGCCAACAGGAAAAGGTCAGTATCGTACCGCAGGGCGGGAATACCAGTCTTGTCGGTGGTTCCGTGCCAGACGAGTCAGGAAACAGCCTTATCCTGTCCCTCAAGCGCATGAATCATATTCGCAGCATTGACGCTGACAACTTCACCCTGACTGCCGAAGCAGGCTGCATTCTGCAGGACATTCAGCAGACTGCGGCTGATTGCGACCGGCTTTTCCCGCTATCTTTGGGCGCGGAAGGCAGTTGCCAGATTGGCGGCAATCTCTCCAGCAACGCAGGCGGTGTACAGGTCCTGCGTTATGGCAATGCGCGTGAATTGGTGCTTGGGCTGGAAGTCGTGCTTGCCGATGGACGCGTCTGGAATGGCTTGCGCAGACTGCGCAAGGACAACACCGGTTATGACCTGAAGCAATTGTTTCTGGGTTCGGAAGGCACGCTAGGTATTATCACGGCAGCTGTATTGAAGCTCTATGCGCGTCCAAGAGAAATCGTGACGGCCCTGGTTGCTGTACCCAGTCCAACAGCTGCAGTCAGGCTCCTTGCGCGCCTTCGCGCGGCTTCGGGCGAAAGCGTGACCTCCTTTGAACTGATTTGCCAGCGCGGGCTTGAATTCGCTGAACGCCATCTTGAAGGATGCCAACTTCCATTGGATGCCCCCTCCCCCTGGTACGTCCTTGTTGAGTTGTTCGGCGGGCGCGCGGATCGCAGCCTTCATGAAACTCTTGAGGAGTCCTTTGGTGAATGTCTCGAAGAAGGCTTGCTTAGCGACGCCGTCATCGCTGGCAGTGAAACGCAACGGAATAAGCTATGGCGATTGCGGGAAGGAATCGTGGAAGCACAAAAATTCGAAGGCGCCTCGATCAAGCACGATGTCTCTGTCCCCGTTTCTGAAGTTCCGGCATTTATCGAGCAGGGAGCAGAAGCCGTAATGGCAATGATAGAAGGCGCGCGCCCCGTACCGTTCGGCCACGTGGGTGATGGCAACATCCACTTCAATATCACGCAGCCCGCAGGCATGGATTCAGCCGCTTTCCTGGCCCGTTGGGAAGAGGTGAATGCAGGCATTCATGACCTTGTCGTCAGCATGGGCGGCTCGATCTCAGCAGAACATGGGATCGGCCAGTTGAAGCGCACTGAAAACATGCGCTTCAAGTCCGAGGTTGAAATCGACCTGATGCGCAAAATGAAAAGCGCCTTGGATCCGACCAATTTGCTGAATCCCGGAAAAGTTATTTGAAGGAGTCCTGGAAAGGCTCCGTTAACCATTTTTTCCTAAGCTTGTGATAGTGGGAAGAGTTTAACGGAGCCGATAATGCTGGCTTCCCAGTCAGATGCCACGCTCAAGGAACTGATCGAGGGAATGGGGGTACCTGTCTTCGTCGTTGACGTCGAGGAGGGACCTGCCTTTCGGTATCTTGCGTCGAACAGCTGTCATGAAGAAATGACGGGATTGAAGAACGAGGTCCTGGCGGGGCGCAGACCACATGAAGCTGTGTCGCTGGAAACGGCCAATGCTGTCCAAGAGCGCTATGCGGAATGCGTCTCCAAAGGAGTGAGAATCCAATATGTTCAGCACTACCAGCTGCCCAGTGGCTGGCGTTGGTGGCGAACAAGCCTGACTCCTGTAACCGATGATTCGGGACGTGTGATAAGGATCATCGGAACATCCAGCGACATTACCGGGCAAAAGCAGGTTGAGCAGGATCTGGGCAAGGACCAGGAACGCTTTCACCTTGCACTCAATAGTGCAAATGACGGGCTATGGGACTGGGACGTCAAATCGGGACAGGTTTATTATTCCCCTGTCTGGTGCCGGCTCCTGGGCTATGATTGCGAAAAGCTTCCAGCTCGTATCGAAACTTGGCTCGATCGCATTCACGAAGAAGACAAGTCCAACGCCCTGAACCTGATGTCGGCTCATCTGAATGGTGAAAGAGACAGCTTCGAGCATGATCATCGACTTCGGACCCGTAACGGTGATTATATCTGGATCGCAGCCAAAGGGCGGGCCTATCATGACCAGGATGGTGAAGCCGTTCGAGTTGTCGGGACGATCAGTGACATCTCCAAGCGCAAGGCTGCCGAATCAGCACTGGAGGCCAGTGAGAGGCGGTTCAGGGATCTGATCGAAGGGTCGCTTCAGGGAATCTGCATCCACCGCGGCTACAAGCCCCTGTTTGTGAATGATGCTTTTGCGCGAATCTACGGCTTCAACTCAACCGAAGAAGTCCTTGAAATGTCGGATATTCTCTGTCTGATGCCAGAAAAGGACAGAGAGATTGCCTGGCAGAGATGGCTATACAGCCTGGAAAACAGAAGTCATGAGTTCACGACGCAAACACGCAACCTCACGGCTCAGGGGTCAAACATCTGGGTTGAAGTCATGGGGCGTGCCGTCGAATGGATGGGTGAGCCGGCTCAACAGCTGACTGTTCTCGATATCACGGACCACAAGCATTTCGAGCAGGAACTTTTATACAGTCGAGACACCCTGGAGTCGCAGACAGAGGAACTGAGACGACTTGCCGAGGACCTGGAAGTGGCGCGGCAAGATGCGGAACGCCAGAGTCAGGCTGCCGAAGAAGCAAACAGGGCAAAATCCCACTTCCTGGCGGCCATGAGCCATGAACTGCGCACGCCACTGAATGCCATTCTCGGCTTTTCCGAGATTCTCGCGAACGAATCCTTTGGCAAGAACAGCATCCCTGAATACACGGAATACGCCCGCGATATCCAGGAAAGTGGCCGCCATCTTCTGGAACTGATCAACGACATCCTGGATCTGGCCAAGATTGAAGCTGGCCGACTGGAAATCAGTCCTGTGTTCCTGCATGTAGACGAGGTTCTGGAATCCTGCTTGCGCCTCAATCGCGTCCGTGCGGATGAAAAGAACCTCTCCATGAGCATGAAAATTGTCCCTGGTGGCGAGCAGATATACGCCGACGAGCGAGCTATAAAACAGATAGTTTTCAATCTTCTATCGAACGCGATAAAATTTACTCCTGAAAATGGGGATATCGCTGTACGCGTCAGCAGCACAGCCGATGACGAAATCGTCATTGCCATCCGCGATACAGGCATCGGAATTGCGGAAGAAGACATGGATCGGGTTTTTCGCCCATTCGAGCAAGCCGACAACACCTATAGAAGAGGAACAGGCGGAACAGGACTTGGACTTTCACTCGTGCGCTCCCTGACAGAGCTGCATGGAGGGCGCCTCGAAATCGAAAGCGCTGTTGGCCAAGGCACCACAATGCGCGTCTATTTTCCTCTCGACACCGAAGATCAAAAGCTGATGGCGGCTTCCTGATCAGCTTTTGACCGCTAGGTCATCGATTGCGTGATTCGACAGATTCAGGCAGGCAATCTACCCTCTTCCGCTTGGTGCGGGAAACTAGGGATGGCCCATGACTGAATTCGACCCTCCACTGCAAGACATGCGTTTCACACTGGATGCCATCGCCGGCGTGGATCGCCTGCTCGACCTGCCAGTATTCAGGGATGTCTCACAGGATCTCATCGCTAGCATACTGGATGAGGCTGGCCGGCTCGCGCGCGATGTCATGGCCCCGGTGAACCAATCCGGAGATATTCAGGGCACCAGCCTACACAATGGCCAGGTTTCCACCCCTGAGGGCTATTGTGCGGCTTACCGGCGTTACGTCGAAGGTAACTGGAACAGCCTGCCTTTTGACCCGAAGCATGGAGGACAAGGTTTACCCTGGCTCCTGGCGATCGCCATCCAGGAACTATTCAGTTCGGCGAACATGAGCCTTGGGCTCTGCCCGCTTCTGACCCAGAGCGCGATCGAATTGATTCAATCGCATGGTTCGGATGACCAGAAACGTGTTTTTCTGCCGCCGCTGATTTCGGGAGACTGGACTGCTGCCATGACCATAACGGAACCGCAAGCCGGTTCCGACGTGGGCGCCATCAGAACACGTGCTGTACGTGACGAGCATGGCTATCGTCTTTTTGGACAAAAGATTTTCGTAACTTATGGCGACCACGACCTGTCAGAGAACATTCTGCATATGGTACTGGCCCGTACCGATGAGGCACCGGCTGGCAGCAAGGGTCTCAGCCTGTTCATCGTTCCAAAGTGGCTTCCTCGTGAGGATGGAACTCCTGGGGAGAGAAACGATGTGCAGTGTACTGCACTCGAGCACAAGCTGGGCATCCACGGATCACCCACCTGCGCCATGACCTATGGAGATCGGGAGGGGGCGATCGCCCATCTTGTCGGGGAAGAAAACCGTGGCATGGAATACATGTTCACGATGATGAACACCGCCCGCCTGGGCATTGGCGCACAGGGCGTTGGCATTGCCGAACGTGCCTATCAACAGGCACGCCGATTCGCCTTCGAACGAATCCAAGGCAGGCGCACAGACCAGAGTGCGGGCTCACCGGTTGCCATCATCCATCATCCGGATGTGCGCCGCATGCTGATGACCATGAAGGCAACCACCGAGGCAGCGCGCGCCCTTGTCTATTACACGGCTACGGCCATTGATCTTTCACGAAATCTGCCGGACCGGGCGGCACGCGACGAGAGCCGCATTAATACCCTGGAGCTGCTGACGCCTGTTGCCAAAGCCTGGGCCAGTGATGCGGGTTGCCATGTGGCATCGCTTGGAATTCAGGTACACGGTGGAATGGGATACGTCGAAGAAACAGGGGCTGCACAGCACTTCAGGGACGCTCGGATCGCTCCAATCTACGAGGGAACGAACGGAATCCAGGCCCATGACCTGATCAAGCGCAAGATCATGCATCACAAGGGCCAACCAGCCTGGGCATTTCTGCAGAAAGTCAGGGCAACGACAAAGATCATGGAACGCGAGCGCGGCGAAGATCTCAATGTCATCCGGCGAAGCTTGGAAGAAGCCTGCGAAGCCTTTGAACAGGCTACGGAATGGCTCATAGAGACTTGGGATGAGCGCCCGCTTGAAGCGTCAGCCGGCGCAACACCTTACCTGAACCTTCTCGGTACGCTCGCAGGAGGGTGGTTGCTGGCGGAAGGAGCACGCAAGTCTGCCGCCATTTGTGCAGGCAACGATGCTGAGGACAGTGAAAACAGCTATTACTTCAGCAAGCTCCGCACCGCCCGTTTCTTCGCAGACAACATACTGCCTGCAAGTGAGGCCTACGCTGCAGCGGCCATACGCGGCTCAGCCGCCATAACGGATATACCCGAAGACTATTTCTGTTGAAACGCATATGCCTGAATTCATGAGTTTTACGAGTTCTTTTTTTCCTGAAAGCTCATGAACTTGGGCTGTTGCAATGTGATGCAATGAATGCCGCCTCCTCCTTGGAGTATATCCAGAACAGGAAGCTGTATGACGTCGCGTCCCTTGAAAAGGCCAGAAAGGACCTTGTGCGCGCGGTCGTCCGCTGAATCCTCGAAAGCCGGTAGAATCAGACCCCCGTTCGGAGCGTAGAAATTGATATAACTTAGCGGCAAGCGCTCGCCTTTTGCATTGTAACGGGCCCGCGGCTGCGGAACCTCAGTGATCTCCAACTCACGCCCCTTGGCATCGACCGCCTCCTCCAGAACCTGTCGATTTGCTTCCAGGCGCTGATGATTTTCATCTTCTTCATCGTCACAGGTCAGGACGACAACCTTGCCAGGTGCCGTGAAGCAGCAGACGTTGTCCACATGGCCGTCCGTATGATCGCCAACCAGTCCATGGGGCAACCAAATCATCTTTTCAGTACCGGTATAACGCAGCAGCAGATCTTCTATATCAGCTCGGCTGAGCCCTGGATTTCGATTGCTGTTGACGATACTAGTCTCCACAGCGATCAACGTGCCGTCTCCATCCGTATGGAAAGCACCGCCCTCGGTTATCAACTCCGCGGCATATCGGTTAATACGCAAATGATCGAGGATCGCATCCGGGACCTGTGCATCCAGGTCATAGGGTACGAATCGCTCTCCCCAACCATTGAAACCCCATTTGACGCCTGTGATGTGTCCTTCGGAATCCATCAGGAAACTGGGACCATTGTCGCGTATCCAGGAGTCATCGTGTTCGACGGGCAGGCAGGCAACACCTGTCCCGCACTTGAGCGAAATATCGGCCATGTGATCCGGGTTTGCGATCATCGTCACAGGTTCGAAACGCGCGATGGCCTTGGCAATGTCCGCATAGGAATCCCGCACCTCTTCGATACGATCCCCCCATAAATCATCTCGGGATGGCCAGGCCATCCAACACCTGGCATGTGTTTCCCATTCCGCTGGAAATCGAAAACCGTCAGCACGCGGGTCCCTGATCACGTAACACCTGTCAGCTGTTTCAGTACTGTCTTCAAAGTCTAGGCGGAGACTCCAGGACTTGTCCATCTATGCAATTGTCACGTCAAATTCAGCGACGATTCCTTGCCTGACCGATGACCCAAGACAGAAAAAGACAGGCCACTCCAAGCAAGGTGAGAAATGGCAGGGCTGGGAGTTTCAATAGAGTCAGGATCGCTGGATCCCACAGGGCGGACCATAGATAACGTTCCGTTACAGCCTGCAGCAAATTGAGGCTGCCCGGATCCAGGCTGTACCAGATGGCACCTCCCTCACGGAAGCTCACGGTTCCTGCTGCCCTCCAGGCAATCATTTCCAGCCAGAGGCAACCAGCCGCAATGATCAGGAAAAACCATCCCAGGATCATGAACAATGTTCTCATCCTTCATCCTTTCCAGGGTGTCCAGGCAGCTACACCCTTGCCTTATTTATACTGCCAATTCTTCGATCCGCGGCATTGCATAGACCGAGGGGCTCGGCTATGTTCCCGCTCCATCGTCGGCGGTCACGATAACAGGATCGCGCAATAATGGGTGAGGTGGCCGAGTGGCTTAAGGCGCACGCCTGGAACGCGTGTAAGGGTTAATAGCCCTTCGTGGGTTCGAATCCCACCCTCACCGCCATTTTCACGAATTTTCAACTTCCTCTTCCCTCTTCTTCAATTCCACTGCCAAGAGCAGCATATAGATTGACGGTTTCCAGTCCCAATTGACGTTCGGCTTCTGCAAGCTGCTGCTCAGAGGTGGTCAGTTCGCGCTGGCTGTCCAGGACATCGATGAATGATGCAAAACCTTGGCGGTAAAGTTCTTGCGACTGTTCATAGGCCAGTCTGTTGTTCTCAACCGCTTCTTCAAGTGAGCGAATGCGCAAGGCCGTGCCGCGGTAATTCAGCAGCGTGGCTTCAACCTCTTGCAAGGCGGTGAGCAGAGTGTCCCGATAATTCAGAAGAGCCTGTTCCGCTCTCTCCTCGGCAGCCGTGACTTCGGCACGCCGTTCTCCACCATCGTAAAGCGGTACCTGCAGGAGTAACGAAAGCGTCCCCATGATGGTGTTGACGATATTCTCAGTCCCGATCCCACTTCGGCTTAAGGACAGAGTGCCTGGAAGTGTAAGTCTTGGATAGAGTTCGGCGATGGCTACGCCGATTTCAGCCGTCGCTGCAGCGACCTGAAGTTCGGCTGCATGAATATCCGGCCTGTTTCGTACCATATCCAGAGGCATGCCGACAGTATGTCCGTCCTGGATATCCGGAATTGGCTCTCGCCCCTCCAGCATTGCACTCAAGCTTCCAGGGACCCTGTCCACAAGCGTAGCCAAGGCATTCTCATAGTTCTTCATGTCGCTGCGAATCGGCCCCAGATCCGCACGCAAGGAAGACAACGAAGCTTGCGCTCTTACCTCGTCCAGGCCAGGAGCCAATCCGCTGGCAACCCTTTGTTGTACCAACTTCAGAGTCTGCTCCTGAAGATCCAGTGAGCGTTCAGTCAATGACAAGCGCTGCTGCTCTGCCCTCAGGTTGATAAAATTGCGTACGATCTCAGCCGTCGTCAGTCGTATGGCTTCACGTCTTAACGCTTCTTCCCGTTCCGCTCTGGCCCATGCGGCCTCTTCACTTCGTGCCAAGCGCCCAAAAAGGTCGATTTCCCAGCTACCATCGAGGATCGCGTCCAGCGAGCCTGAACGCGTGTAATCCGAATCGCCCAAACTTCGAGAAATGCTCCCACTCCCCTCACCTGAAAGATCGAAATTCGGGGTGCTTTGCGCCGTAACTCCCTCCGCCTGGGCACGTGCTTCGCGAACGCGACTCGCGGCAGTTCGAATCTCCAGATTCTGGTCCAGGCCAAGCCGGACCAGATCGCTCAAGGTGGAGTCCTCAAACAGCTCCCACCAATGGTCTTTTGAGGAATTGCCCTGAAAGCGGCTTGGAACAGGCGCATCATAGCTACTGGGAACTTCAGGTTCGGGCGCTTCGAAATCGGGGCCTACAGTTGTGCAGGATGCAAGTACTGCCAGGCAAAGAGCACCGGCAGCTGTTCTCAATCCTGGGTAAATACGGGGCTTCAAACCTGCGACTCCCTGGATG
Encoded here:
- a CDS encoding PAS domain-containing sensor histidine kinase, translating into MLASQSDATLKELIEGMGVPVFVVDVEEGPAFRYLASNSCHEEMTGLKNEVLAGRRPHEAVSLETANAVQERYAECVSKGVRIQYVQHYQLPSGWRWWRTSLTPVTDDSGRVIRIIGTSSDITGQKQVEQDLGKDQERFHLALNSANDGLWDWDVKSGQVYYSPVWCRLLGYDCEKLPARIETWLDRIHEEDKSNALNLMSAHLNGERDSFEHDHRLRTRNGDYIWIAAKGRAYHDQDGEAVRVVGTISDISKRKAAESALEASERRFRDLIEGSLQGICIHRGYKPLFVNDAFARIYGFNSTEEVLEMSDILCLMPEKDREIAWQRWLYSLENRSHEFTTQTRNLTAQGSNIWVEVMGRAVEWMGEPAQQLTVLDITDHKHFEQELLYSRDTLESQTEELRRLAEDLEVARQDAERQSQAAEEANRAKSHFLAAMSHELRTPLNAILGFSEILANESFGKNSIPEYTEYARDIQESGRHLLELINDILDLAKIEAGRLEISPVFLHVDEVLESCLRLNRVRADEKNLSMSMKIVPGGEQIYADERAIKQIVFNLLSNAIKFTPENGDIAVRVSSTADDEIVIAIRDTGIGIAEEDMDRVFRPFEQADNTYRRGTGGTGLGLSLVRSLTELHGGRLEIESAVGQGTTMRVYFPLDTEDQKLMAAS
- a CDS encoding acyl-CoA dehydrogenase yields the protein MTEFDPPLQDMRFTLDAIAGVDRLLDLPVFRDVSQDLIASILDEAGRLARDVMAPVNQSGDIQGTSLHNGQVSTPEGYCAAYRRYVEGNWNSLPFDPKHGGQGLPWLLAIAIQELFSSANMSLGLCPLLTQSAIELIQSHGSDDQKRVFLPPLISGDWTAAMTITEPQAGSDVGAIRTRAVRDEHGYRLFGQKIFVTYGDHDLSENILHMVLARTDEAPAGSKGLSLFIVPKWLPREDGTPGERNDVQCTALEHKLGIHGSPTCAMTYGDREGAIAHLVGEENRGMEYMFTMMNTARLGIGAQGVGIAERAYQQARRFAFERIQGRRTDQSAGSPVAIIHHPDVRRMLMTMKATTEAARALVYYTATAIDLSRNLPDRAARDESRINTLELLTPVAKAWASDAGCHVASLGIQVHGGMGYVEETGAAQHFRDARIAPIYEGTNGIQAHDLIKRKIMHHKGQPAWAFLQKVRATTKIMERERGEDLNVIRRSLEEACEAFEQATEWLIETWDERPLEASAGATPYLNLLGTLAGGWLLAEGARKSAAICAGNDAEDSENSYYFSKLRTARFFADNILPASEAYAAAAIRGSAAITDIPEDYFC
- a CDS encoding efflux transporter outer membrane subunit, producing MKPRIYPGLRTAAGALCLAVLASCTTVGPDFEAPEPEVPSSYDAPVPSRFQGNSSKDHWWELFEDSTLSDLVRLGLDQNLEIRTAASRVREARAQAEGVTAQSTPNFDLSGEGSGSISRSLGDSDYTRSGSLDAILDGSWEIDLFGRLARSEEAAWARAEREEALRREAIRLTTAEIVRNFINLRAEQQRLSLTERSLDLQEQTLKLVQQRVASGLAPGLDEVRAQASLSSLRADLGPIRSDMKNYENALATLVDRVPGSLSAMLEGREPIPDIQDGHTVGMPLDMVRNRPDIHAAELQVAAATAEIGVAIAELYPRLTLPGTLSLSRSGIGTENIVNTIMGTLSLLLQVPLYDGGERRAEVTAAEERAEQALLNYRDTLLTALQEVEATLLNYRGTALRIRSLEEAVENNRLAYEQSQELYRQGFASFIDVLDSQRELTTSEQQLAEAERQLGLETVNLYAALGSGIEEEGRGS
- a CDS encoding agmatine deiminase family protein; this translates as MIRDPRADGFRFPAEWETHARCWMAWPSRDDLWGDRIEEVRDSYADIAKAIARFEPVTMIANPDHMADISLKCGTGVACLPVEHDDSWIRDNGPSFLMDSEGHITGVKWGFNGWGERFVPYDLDAQVPDAILDHLRINRYAAELITEGGAFHTDGDGTLIAVETSIVNSNRNPGLSRADIEDLLLRYTGTEKMIWLPHGLVGDHTDGHVDNVCCFTAPGKVVVLTCDDEEDENHQRLEANRQVLEEAVDAKGRELEITEVPQPRARYNAKGERLPLSYINFYAPNGGLILPAFEDSADDRAHKVLSGLFKGRDVIQLPVLDILQGGGGIHCITLQQPKFMSFQEKKNS